In Aegilops tauschii subsp. strangulata cultivar AL8/78 chromosome 3, Aet v6.0, whole genome shotgun sequence, one genomic interval encodes:
- the LOC109743334 gene encoding TOM1-like protein 6, which yields MYPAGAMVAAAAAPARQAASRVDKATSHLLMGPDWAVNLEICDIINADVWQTKDVVKAVKKRLQHKDPKVQYYALTLLETMMKNCGEYVQFEVAEQHVLQEMVKIIQKKNDMQVRDKILLLLDSWQEAFGGPGGKYRQYHWAYLEVKRTGVVFPRRPIDAPPILTPPAIHNSQNYGSPGYAAGSLNERMSSDVDTLSLGDLNNIRNVTELLNDMVYALNPSDPEAVKDEIITDLVSQCRSNQQKLMQFVSSTGNEQLLKQGLEINDRLQNVLTKYDAIASGTHLAVEAPVRETVESPREDPPAKPSSSPIEQNDASNEEEDEFARLAQRKNKSVISSDETSSSTSTVDLALVPIDLPSSESPPAVASNALVPLDPAPVSSSTQTKEQDMIDLLSLTLCSPTDETSTDSSAQSQNGLQQPPDGQQNPTGVTQYPSTNQPYPVNQGYTPQNSNYVAPWAQTRPYPSQAQTGPYPSQAQTGPYPSQAQTRPYPSQAQTEPYPSQAPAYASGYPVPPWATPSTVNSNPFLSAAYQEQLPSAVSGAPATTYAAPSPSYSAPPASQPMQQYSSVASPTSNGLPMPQAPNGNHQPKDSSAAASKPYYILDNLFSDLIDLKSTSGGNKTGTSLGSSNGGQPMIGGKK from the exons ATGTACCCGGCGGGGGCCATGgtggcggccgcggcggcgccggcgcgcCAGGCGGCGTCGCGGGTTGACAAGGCCACCAGCCACCTGCTCATGGGCCCCGACTGGGCCGTCAACCTCGAAATCTGCGACATCATCAACGCCGACGTCTG GCAAACAAAAGATGTGGTAAAGGCAGTGAAGAAGCGATTGCAACATAAGGATCCGAAAGTTCAATACTATGCTTTGACG TTATTGGAGACGATGATGAAGAACTGTGGTGAATATGTTCAGTTTGAAGTCGCTGAACAGCATGTTCTGCAAGAAATGGTTAAAATAATCCAAAAGAAG AATGATATGCAAGTAAGGGATAAGATATTATTACTTTTGGACTCCTGGCAAGAAGCATTTGGTGGACCTGGAGGTAAATACCGGCAGTATCACTGGGCATATCTTGAAGTAAAG CGGACAGGTGTAGTGTTTCCAAGACGTCCCATAGATGCCCCACCAATACTTACTCCTCCTGCAATACACAATTCTCAAAACTATGGTTCACCTGGATATGCTGCAGGAAGTTTGAATGAGAGGATGTCCTCCGATGTTGATACTCTGAG TTTAGGGGACTTGAATAATATTCGAAATGTGACGGAGTTACTGAATGATATGGTGTATGCTTTGAACCCATCAGATCCAGAG GCTGTCAAAGATGAAATCATCACAGATCTTGTGAGCCAATGTCGCTCAAATCAGCAAAAGCTCATGCAGTTTGTCAGTTCGACAGG GAACGAGCAGTTACTAAAGCAAGGTCTCGAAATAAATGATCGCCTACAAAATGTGCTTACAAAATATGATGCCATCGCTTCTGGTACTCATTTGGCAGTTGAAGCTCCCGTGAGAGAGACAGTTGAGTCTCCTAGGGAGGATCCACCAGCAAAACCATCTTCATCTCCTATTGAACAAAATGACGCTTCTAATGAAGAGGAGGATGAGTTCGCTCGGCTGGCTCAAAG aaaaaacaaatctgtgATAAGTAGCGATGAGACGTCATCAAGCACAAGCACTGTGGACCTTGCCCTCGTACCCATTGATCTACCAAGCTCAGAATCGCCACCTGCTGTTGCAAGCAATGCATTGGTTCCCCTAGATCCAGCTCCTGTCAGTAGTAGTACTCAAACAAAAGAGCAGGATATGATTGACCTTCTAAGCCTCACTTTGTGCAGCCCTACTGATGAAACTTCTACAGATTCTTCAGCACAGAGTCAAAATGGCCTCCAGCAGCCTCCAGACGGGCAACAAAATCCTACTGGTGTAACCCAATATCCTTCAACCAACCAGCCATACCCAGTAAACCAAGGATATACTCCACAGAATAGCAACTATGTTGCACCTTGGGCCCAAACTCGACCATATCCATCTCAAGCCCAGACCGGACCATATCCATCTCAAGCCCAAACCGGACCATATCCATCTCAAGCCCAAACCAGACCATATCCATCTCAAGCTCAAACTGAACCATATCCATCTCAAGCCCCAGCATACGCATCCGGATATCCAGTGCCACCTTGGGCTACACCTTCAACTGTCAATTCTAATCCTTTCCTGTCGGCTGCTTACCAAGAACAGCTCCCCTCGGCCGTCTCTGGTGCCCCAGCAACCACCTACGCAGCTCCCTCACCTTCATATAGCGCTCCTCCAGCCTCCCAGCCAATGCAACAGTACAGTTCTGTGGCCTCTCCAACAAGCAATGGTCTACCGATGCCTCAAGCTCCAAATGGGAATCATCAACCGAAGGATTCTTCAGCAGCGGCAAGCAAACCTTACTACATACTTGATAACTTGTTCAGTGATTTGATTGACTTGAAGAGCACCAGTGGTGGAAATAAGACGGGTACTAGTTTGGGTAGCTCAAATGGCGGCCAGCCTATGATTGGTGGAAAGAAATAA
- the LOC109743332 gene encoding G-type lectin S-receptor-like serine/threonine-protein kinase At5g24080 gives MSPGCTWGALLLAALLLQPALSSPDFRVGARFAVRLPGAYQPGFAQRTTVLEAAGKREPRFAAAVSVEAGTGGGYLCSLVVLLANVTVWASDRSDQEFAARAVCQLELTEDGQLRLTDGARAVVWWSGTAGQGAKALHLDSKTGNLRLLDDKKHTVWQSFDKPTGKLLPGQWLRLPSYFTVSPAKISSPFYSLELDGDKIAAYIYFGERKYSYWELTPSSNQAMAFAGMDESGLTMYDGRRRPVAKISPAVNKGPVRFLALGDDGSLGLYAYDSRHGNFTPSYEALAFCDLPLSCGVLAVCSLSGSCRDFAARGVRPAQGGTLCNATATSSGDAHDMVEVRGVTTVLRADSPVTNVTVQQCADQCLRDCSCAAALHVKDDGVAGSGVCSHYELTAGAREVIGGGEGQGHSYWVKVVKGSKSNCREDEEDYNAKNEALTKILIIFGVVDVIGLLLFGGLCTYFVCLRGRTADEHVCEEDGEAEAAGRDRSQC, from the exons ATGAGCCCCGGGTGCACCTGGGGTGCGCTGCTCCTCGCCGCTCTCCTCCTGCAACCCGCGCTCTCGTCGCCCGATTTCCGTGTCGGCGCCCGGTTCGCCGTGCGTCTGCCCGGAGCCTACCAGCCGGGCTTCGCCCAGCGGACCACGGTGCTCGAGGCGGCCGGCAAGCGGGAGCCCCGCTTCGCCGCCGCCGTGAGCGTGGAGGCCGGCACGGGGGGAGGGTACCTGTGCTCTCTCGTCGTCCTGCTGGCCAACGTCACGGTCTGGGCTTCGGATCGTTCCGACCAGGAGTTCGCGGCGCGGGCTGTCTGCCAGCTCGAGCTCACGGAGGACGGGCAGCTGCGGCTGACGGACGGCGCCAGGGCCGTTGTGTGGTGGTCCGGAACGGCGGGGCAGGGCGCCAAG GCTCTGCACTTGGATTCCAAAACCGGCAACCTCCGTCTCCTGGACGACAAGAAGCATACGGTATGGCAAAGCTTCGACAAGCCCACGGGCAAACTCCTGCCGGGCCAGTGGCTCCGGCTGCCCTCCTACTTCACCGTGTCCCCGGCGAAGATTTCTTCGCCATTCTACAGCCTCGAGCTCGACGGCGACAAGATCGCCGCCTACATCTACTTCGGAGAGCGAAAGTACTCCTACTGGGAGCTGACCCCCAGCAGCAACCAGGCCATGGCGTTCGCGGGAATGGACGAGTCGGGGCTGACGATGTACGACGGGCGGCGGCGACCCGTCGCGAAAATCTCGCCGGCGGTGAACAAAGGGCCGGTCAGGTTCCTGGCGCTGGGAGACGACGGCAGCCTGGGGCTCTATGCCTACGACAGCCGTCACGGGAACTTCACGCCCTCGTACGAGGCGCTCGCGTTctgcgacctccccctctcctgCGGCGTCCTCGCCGTCTGCTCCCTCTCCGGAAGCTGCCGCGACTTCGccgcgcgcggcgtccggccggCGCAGGGCGGCACCCTCTGCAACGCGACGGCGACCAGCTCCGGCGACGCCCACGACATGGTGGAAGTGAGGGGCGTCACCACCGTTCTCAGGGCCGACTCGCCGGTCACCAACGTGACGGTGCAGCAGTGCGCGGACCAGTGCCTGCGCGACTGCTCGTGCGCCGCCGCGCTCCACGTGAAGGACGACGGCGTGGCCGGCAGCGGCGTCTGCTCCCACTACGAGCTGACGGCGGGAGCGAGGGAGGTGATCGGCGGAGGCGAGGGCCAGGGGCACAGCTACTGGGTGAAGGTTGTCAAGGGGAGCAAGAGCAACTGCCGGGAAGACGAAGAGGATTACAATGCCAAAAACGAGGCGCTCACCAAGATCCTGATCATCTTCGGCGTAGTGGATGTGATCGGCCTGCTCTTGTTCGGCGGGCTCTGCACGTACTTCGTCTGCCTTCGTGGGCGCACCGCCGACGAGCATGTCTGTGAAGAAGATGGAGAAGCAGAAGCAGCAGGCCGCGACAGATCGCAATGCTAA
- the LOC109743336 gene encoding protein NUCLEAR FUSION DEFECTIVE 4, with product MSSPSSAHWLSLVGTIWLQTINGPNSDFPVYSSQLKELKGISQVQLNFLAFASDAGKLFGWFSGVAALYVPLPLVAFVGASFGLVGYGVQYLFLDSPGLKCWHLFLLTALAGNGICWINTVCYLLCIKNFASRSRVAVSLATSYLGLSAKVYTSLAESLPRLADSKAKTYLLLNAVVPMIVTVFVAPALRLFDLKTDSMASTDTAFLVMFAITLATGACAVVGSIGSTASGLSSREHMISLSVLLAVPMLIPAALKIRQSMNKIWEAKRENRIHDLGSDDAVVVIEVMDLETKEEEIVAAEEDPQEEVGGLQLLKKPDFWLYFFSYMFSGTLGLVFLNNLGQIAESRGLGQTSTLVSLSSSFGFFGRLLPSFMDYYSAKSGHSISRTGSMASLMAPMACAFFLLLNPGSVFLYASTAIIGTCTGAITSVAVSATSELFGAKNFGVNHNVLVSNIPVGSLCFGYFSAFLYQREAGARGAATCSGASCYQATFAIWGATCVVGTLLCVVLYVRSRSFAGRLPVRLQWLSRVANFLGARQKA from the exons ATGTCGTCGCCTTCCTCGGCCCACTGGCTGAGCCTCGTCGGGACCATCTGGCTGCAGACCATCAACGGCCCCAACTCCGACTTCCCCGTCTACTCGTCGCAGCTCAAGGAGCTCAAGGGCATCTCCCAGGTGCAGCTCAACTTCCTCGCCTTCGCCTCCGACGCCGGCAAGCTCTTCGGCTGGTTCTCCGGGGTGGCCGCGCTCTACGTGCCGCTCCCGCTCGTCGCCTTCGTCGGCGCCTCGTTCGGCCTCGTCGGCTATGGCGTGCAGTACCTCTTCCTGGACAGCCCCGGGCTCAAGTGCTGGCACCTGTTCCTGCTCACCGCCCTCGCCGGGAACGGCATCTGCTGGATCAACACCGTCTGCTACCTCCTCTGCATCAAGAACTTCGCGTCCAGGAGCCGCGTCGCCGTCAGCCTCGCCACCAGCTACCTCGGCCTCAGCGCCAAGGTGTACACCAGCCTGGCCGAGAGCTTGCCCCGCCTGGCCGACTCCAAGGCCAAGACGTACCTCCTCCTCAATGCCGTCGTGCCGATGATCGTCACCGTGTTCGTGGCGCCGGCCCTCAGGCTGTTCGACCTCAAGACCGACTCCATGGCGAGCACGGACACGGCATTCCTCGTCATGTTCGCCATCACCCTCGCCACGGGCGCGTGCGCCGTGGTCGGCAGCATCGGCTCTACGGCCAGCGGGCTGTCCTCCAGGGAGCACATGATCAGCCTCAGCGTGCTCCTCGCCGTCCCCATGCTCATCCCGGCGGCGCTCAAGATCCGTCAGAGCATGAACAAGATCTGGGAGGCGAAGCGCGAGAACAGGATCCACGATCTCGGCAGCGACGACGCGGTGGTCGTGATCGAGGTGATGGACCTCGAGACCAAGGAGGAAGAGATCGTCGCCGCGGAGGAGGATCCCCAGGAGGAGGTCGGAGGCCTCCAGCTGCTCAAGAAGCCGGACTTCTGGCTCTACTTCTTCAGCTACATGTTCAGCGGCACCCTGGGCCTGGTCTTCCTCAACAATCTGGGGCAGATTGCCGAGTCGCGAGGTCTCGGGCAGACTTCCACCCTGGTCTCGCTGTCGTCTTCCTTCGGATTCTTCGGTCGCCTCCTCCCGTCCTTCATGGACTACTACTCTGCAAA AAGCGGCCACAGCATATCGCGGACGGGGTCCATGGCGTCGCTGATGGCGCCCATGGCGTGCGCCTTCTTCCTGCTGCTCAACCCGGGCAGCGTCTTCCTGTACGCGAGCACGGCCATCATCGGGACCTGCACGGGGGCCATCACGTCGGTGGCGGTGTCGGCGACGAGCGAGCTGTTCGGCGCCAAGAACTTCGGCGTCAACCACAACGTCCTCGTGTCCAACATCCCCGTCGGCTCGCTCTGCTTCGGCTACTTCTCGGCGTTCCTGTACCAGCGGGAGGCCGGCGCGCGCGGGGCCGCCACCTGCTCCGGCGCCAGCTGCTACCAGGCCACCTTCGCCATCTGGGGCGCCACCTGCGTCGTCGGCACGCTGCTCTGCGTCGTGCTCTACGTCCGGTCGCGCAGCTTCGCCGGCAGGCTGCCGGTGAGGTTACAGTGGCTGTCGCGCGTAGCTAACTTCCTAGGTGCCCGTCAGAAGGCTTGA